One Salvia splendens isolate huo1 chromosome 1, SspV2, whole genome shotgun sequence genomic window, TGCACCCACAGGTTGTGTTTTTTTACACAGGAGAAAACTAAGTGTTGTGTTGTTTCTGattcttgatttctttttttgtgATTTAAGGTACAAGATTTATGCACAAGGATGGGGATGGTCTGTTAGTGAGAAATACATCCTAGCCTGCAACTCGCCCACGTTGCTCATCAACTCGCGTTGGCACGATTTCTTCTCACGGGGGCTCATCCCTCAACGCCATTATTGGCCGATTAGGGATGCCCAAAAGTGTAGTTCCATCAAATTTGCAGTTGAATATGGCAACAATCACACTGCAAAGGTATGTATCATCATATCATCTTTTCAATTATGTCACTCTTTTTTGACTGAATTCTGCTTTTTAGGCCAAGAAGATTGGTGAAGCCGGGAGCCACTTCGCCCACGAGGCTCTGAAAATGGAGAATATTTATGACTACATGTTCCATCTGCTAAATGAATACGCGAAGCTCTTCAAGTACAAGTCTAAGATTCCTCCAAATGCGACTCAGCTTTGCTCGGAGTTGCTGGCCTGCCCTGCACAGGGGAAGTTGATGGAGTTCATGGAGGAAACCATTGAGAAGTCGCCTAGTGATTCGCCTCCCTGCAAGATGCCTCCACCTTTCAAGCTTCGAGATCTTGGAGATTTTGCACGAGCGAATATGGAGGCCATCAACGAGGTGGAGGCATTGGAAGACGAGTATGGGAGGAAACAATACGAGAGAAAATGATTCAAGAGAAACTAATTTATACTTCATTTCAAGAGAAAGCTGTCGTCCATGTAAACCATcttaaaatataacaaaaattaTGAACTCAAAAACAAATGTCAAgatttgaaaaaagaaaagaaatcatGTGATTAAGAAAGTTTTGAATtactaataaaaatagaaatagtgcTGTCTCAGCATTAAAGAAACTTGAATTAATAAGCTCTTTCCTTGAAGATGTCCATGCTCATCTCACTTGCATCAGTTGCTTGCAACTCAACCTGAATTCCATCCAACTCTCTCTTGAAACGATCTTTTGAACTCGCGTAAAGCATCTTGGTCCTCACCTTCGAAGTCTCGGGCGACCTGAGGCAATATCACAACAATTTCATGATTTCATCAAAAAAACAATATTTGCAAAAATTTGGAGTTTCATGTGATCTCACCATGCAATGAAGAAAATCTTGCTCTTGCGGCAGTTCTCATCAGTTGTAAAGTCGTAGTCGTAGACAGCATACCGACAATCATCAGCGGGCAAGCTATTGTTGAGGTCATCGTGAGTCTCATCTTGACCCCCGGCCTTCTCCACCACCACTTGCTGGAGTCCATCATCGAGTTTGAACACGATGTACCTGTAGTTCCGCTTAGCCTTTAGCTCCAAAAACTTCAGTTTGCACGCGTCGTCCACAGCAACCCCGGATGCAGAATTTGCCTGTTGAGAATCAAAATCATTAGCATCGAAACCATGATCACGTTTTTCTCTTagaatcagaaaaaaaatgggAGCACATCAATATTCTTGATCATCAGACGCCTTAATGACTATATGTAAACCAGAATGTATAGCAGTTTTTTGTTGATAAAATTCCCCCCTAACTCTTTGATGGAAAATtgtgaatatattattttcaccATTTTTCCGACTCTTTTCacatgagataaaaaaaaaggtgGTCAGCACTAATATGTGATAAATTATCTAATACTTTCCTATACTTCATTTTCTTACTATAAATTTGTGAAATCTCTAATTAGAGATCCTTACTTCCT contains:
- the LOC121800065 gene encoding actin-depolymerizing factor 7-like, translated to MANSASGVAVDDACKLKFLELKAKRNYRYIVFKLDDGLQQVVVEKAGGQDETHDDLNNSLPADDCRYAVYDYDFTTDENCRKSKIFFIAWSPETSKVRTKMLYASSKDRFKRELDGIQVELQATDASEMSMDIFKERAY
- the LOC121800054 gene encoding O-glucosyltransferase rumi homolog, with protein sequence MKEEMEKSKWEDRVPYAYWKGNPKDWDEEARKAFNQTNLANQCTHRYKIYAQGWGWSVSEKYILACNSPTLLINSRWHDFFSRGLIPQRHYWPIRDAQKCSSIKFAVEYGNNHTAKAKKIGEAGSHFAHEALKMENIYDYMFHLLNEYAKLFKYKSKIPPNATQLCSELLACPAQGKLMEFMEETIEKSPSDSPPCKMPPPFKLRDLGDFARANMEAINEVEALEDEYGRKQYERK